Proteins encoded together in one Prionailurus viverrinus isolate Anna chromosome B1, UM_Priviv_1.0, whole genome shotgun sequence window:
- the LOC125163928 gene encoding 40S ribosomal protein S21-like, with translation MQNEANQLVDLYMPWKCSLSNRIMGAEDHASIQTNMADFEKVTGRFNGQFKTCAICGATCRMGESDDSILRLAKANGIISKNF, from the coding sequence ATGCAGAATGAGGCCAACCAGTTGGTGGACCTGTACATGCCATGGAAATGCTCCCTCAGCAACAGGATCATGGGCGCCGAGGACCACGCATCCATCCAGACGAACATGGCGGACTTCGAGAAGGTAACAGGCAGGTTCAACGGCCAGTTTAAAACCTGTGCTATCTGTGGGGCCACTTGCAGGATGGGTGAGTCAGATGACTCCATCCTCCGACTGGCCAAGGCCAACGGCATCATTTCAAAGAACTTCTGA